In bacterium, the following are encoded in one genomic region:
- the rpsS gene encoding 30S ribosomal protein S19: MSRSIKKGPFLDENLIGKVEAMNKNKDRKVIKTWARACTIAPDFVGHTFAVHNGKNFIPVYVTENMVGHKLGEFAPTRTFRGHSGSKSAAAATAPKK; this comes from the coding sequence ATGAGTCGTTCGATCAAAAAAGGTCCCTTTCTCGATGAAAATCTCATCGGCAAAGTGGAAGCTATGAATAAAAACAAAGATCGCAAAGTGATCAAGACCTGGGCCCGCGCCTGTACGATCGCGCCGGACTTTGTCGGCCATACCTTCGCCGTACATAACGGAAAAAACTTCATCCCGGTTTACGTGACGGAAAACATGGTCGGCCACAAACTTGGCGAATTCGCACCGACGCGTACATTTCGCGGTCACTCGGGCAGTAAATCCGCCGCGGCCGCCACTGCACCCAAAAAGTAA